The window CGAGTTCCCGGTCACCGGGTCGATGATCATCCATTTCAACAAGGATCTGCATCCCGACACCGGCCCGGACATCGTTTCCCTCAAGCGGATCGAAGCCAACGACTCACTCACCGATATTCCGGTCAACGTCGCCATCGCCGGCGGCAACCTCATCATCACGCCGTCGCAGTCGTTGCTGCCCATGTACCGCTACGAATTGACGATTTCCTACGACCTGCGCAGCATCGACAACGAAAAGCCGGCTTACTCGAAGGACGGCTTGTTCCTCGCCTTCGAAACGCTGGGCGAAATGCCGCTCGACGGCGTGCCGATGCGGGTTTCCTCCGTGATGCCCGATCCGGACAACGACCCGTGTTTCGATTTCAACACGTTCCGCGTGTATTTCACCGAACCGGTCAATCGCCAGTCGGTGGTGAACGGCAAGACGTTCATTCTCACCGACGAAGCGGGCAGCGTGGTGGACGGCACGATTTTCGCCCGCGCCACCCAGGTGGTGTTCGACCCCTTCGAGGATCTGCAGGCCGGCGACTACACCCTGACCCTGACCCGCGGCATTCTGGACGCCGGCGACGAACCGCTGGCCGAGGAAACCAGCTACACGTTCCACGTGAAAAGCAGCCAGCCGCGCAAAAGCCTGGTGATGGAAAATTGCCCGACCCTCGGCACCGAAAGCAGTTGCGAAGCCGTCGCCATGCCGGAAGATCTGCCGCGCAGCATGTTGACCGGCGAGTACGCCAATTCCATGCTGGTCGACAGCTTGTTGCTCGGTCCGACCCGCACCTACATCAGCGGACAACTGAAAACCGAGTTGGGCGATCCCGGTTCGAGCCCCAGCCAGATTCCGCTCATCATTCGCAAGGGCCAGGTGCTGCACGCCACCAACATCGTCTCGAAGCTCGGCGGCGCAATCCCCACCGGTCTGGAAACCGGCGAGATCACGATTCACGTCCTGGCCGATTCGATCGGTTTCCTGCAGGCGTCCGATGTCGACACCCCGGTCACCGGCGGTCCGGCCTCCGTCTCCCTGACCCTGGACGCGGCGATCACCACCACCGCGGACGACGCGAACATGCTGATGTCGCAGATCATCCTCGGCACCCGGTTGCAGGGCATCGCCTACGTCGATCCGACCACCGACCACCTGGAGCTGGAAATCGCCGGCTTCGCCGAGTTCTTCATTTTCGGCGAACGCATTCGCACGATGATGAGCTTGACCATGTCCGACGCCATCACCGACTTGCAAGCCGAGCCGGACACCGCCCCGCCGGTGCTGCGGATGACCGGCCCGACGCCGAACGAAACCCGTGTCCGGCTGGGCAACGCGATCTATCTGCTGTTCGACGAACCGGTCACCCCGGCCAGCGCGACGCAAGCCATTTCCCTGCGCGCCGCCAACGGCGGTATCGTTCCGATGCGTTACGTTTTCGCGAACGGCGCCAAAATCCTGTTGGTGCCCTGGGAGCCGCTGGAGCCGGATTCAACCTATACCATCTGGGTCGATCCGGGGCTGGCGGACATCAACGGCAACGAAACCATCACTCCCCTTGCGCGCACCTTTACCACCGGCGCGATCGAATGGGGCGAGGAACCGCCGGTCATCGGCACGACCAGCCCGGGCGCGGGACGCGATCCGGCATACTTCGCCGGTCAGATGCCGATCGAGGTCTGGTTCAGCCAGATCATGGATCGCGACAGCATCGTGCTGGGCGACAGCTTCGACGTGCTCGACCTCTCCGCCGAAAGATCCGTTCCCGGCACCATGCTGGTGTTCTTCAACCGCATCGCGTTTTACCCCAACGAGCCGTTGATCGCCGGCCATACCTACCGGATCGTGATGACCGACGACATCACCAACTACGCCGGCGTCAAACTGGATCTCGACCGCGATCATCAGCCGGGCGGGCCCGACGGCTTCCACGAGCGCTGGATCGAATTCATCGCCCTGGAGCGCAATCGGTGGGTGCCGCTGCGCCTGATGCTCTCGCCGGTGATCGACGTCAACGGTTCGGGCACCATCGACAATACCGAAACCATTCCCGACCAGGACACCAACGTTTTCCACATCAAGAATCCGCTCATTCCCGACCCGAGCTATGCCGTCGGATACATGATCGCCTACGTCAAGGGCCTGGCCTACAACGAGTCGGGACAGCCGTACATCGACATCGAACTGGGGCAAGGCATCAGCATGATCTCGACCAGCACGCAGGTCGACCTGAGCGTGATTTTCGGCCTGTTGGGAATGGGCGATCTGCTGGATGCGAAAGACGGGCTGTTCTCGCCGATGGGACGGATCATCATCGACTTGATCGAGCCGGGACTGGCGCCCTCGACCGAATCGGTCCACCACACCACGGCCTTGGATGTGTCGATGCTCGCCTATTTCGGCGTCGATAACAGTTACATCAACAACCTGTTGGAGCACGAAGTGTCGCTGAAGGCATCCGGGGATCTCACCTTCTCCCAGGAAGGCCTGATGGTCGTGGATATCACCGGCAAGATGACGCTGCACCTGAACCTGGTCATCCCGCTGATCAACATCACGATTCCATTGCCGCTGCCGACCACGGTCAATCTCCGGGCGGTCAGCCGCAACCCGCTGTCGTGGTGGAACACTTTCTGAGCAACGGATATTAAAACGACTGAGGGCGCTGCCGGCAGCGCCCTTTTTCATTTGCGCGGCAGGTGGATCGGCCAACCCAGGCCGAGTTCGGCGGCCTCATGCCAGCCTTCGCTCAAGGTCGGATGCGGGTGAATCGTCCGGGCGACCTGGTGCAACGTCAATTCGTTTTCTAGGGCCAGCGCGGCTTCGCCGATCAACGCCGAGGCGTCACGGCCGACGATCTCCGCGCCGACGATCACCTGATCCGGCAAGCGGTAGATCCACTTGAAGTACCCCTCGCTGGCGCCCATGGTCAGCGCCTTGCCGAGC is drawn from Myxococcales bacterium and contains these coding sequences:
- a CDS encoding Ig-like domain-containing protein, which produces MSIRRLLIIAAALCWLAMLGCNGDYNQTTPVYQNDLPFTATYTYPTPNMREFPVTGSMIIHFNKDLHPDTGPDIVSLKRIEANDSLTDIPVNVAIAGGNLIITPSQSLLPMYRYELTISYDLRSIDNEKPAYSKDGLFLAFETLGEMPLDGVPMRVSSVMPDPDNDPCFDFNTFRVYFTEPVNRQSVVNGKTFILTDEAGSVVDGTIFARATQVVFDPFEDLQAGDYTLTLTRGILDAGDEPLAEETSYTFHVKSSQPRKSLVMENCPTLGTESSCEAVAMPEDLPRSMLTGEYANSMLVDSLLLGPTRTYISGQLKTELGDPGSSPSQIPLIIRKGQVLHATNIVSKLGGAIPTGLETGEITIHVLADSIGFLQASDVDTPVTGGPASVSLTLDAAITTTADDANMLMSQIILGTRLQGIAYVDPTTDHLELEIAGFAEFFIFGERIRTMMSLTMSDAITDLQAEPDTAPPVLRMTGPTPNETRVRLGNAIYLLFDEPVTPASATQAISLRAANGGIVPMRYVFANGAKILLVPWEPLEPDSTYTIWVDPGLADINGNETITPLARTFTTGAIEWGEEPPVIGTTSPGAGRDPAYFAGQMPIEVWFSQIMDRDSIVLGDSFDVLDLSAERSVPGTMLVFFNRIAFYPNEPLIAGHTYRIVMTDDITNYAGVKLDLDRDHQPGGPDGFHERWIEFIALERNRWVPLRLMLSPVIDVNGSGTIDNTETIPDQDTNVFHIKNPLIPDPSYAVGYMIAYVKGLAYNESGQPYIDIELGQGISMISTSTQVDLSVIFGLLGMGDLLDAKDGLFSPMGRIIIDLIEPGLAPSTESVHHTTALDVSMLAYFGVDNSYINNLLEHEVSLKASGDLTFSQEGLMVVDITGKMTLHLNLVIPLINITIPLPLPTTVNLRAVSRNPLSWWNTF